In Methanothermobacter tenebrarum, the sequence AGGGATAAATCATCAAATTTTTCACTCTGGACTAATATCAGGCCATCTATCTTATTTTTCATTGTAACATCAAAGAGGCATCGGCCCCTTAAATTTGTAACAAGAGTCTTCATATAATCACCCTCCAATGATCTCATATATGATCATATCAATCTAATATAAGTATTGACTCATCCATGGTATGATTCTAATGGATGGGAAGGTTTAAATAAACCCCACAAAAAACCAAATTATTAGACTTCACACAACAAACTCCCAAGGGGATAACATGAAAAAGGAATTAGTAATCTCAGGAGATGACCTATCCACCCGGAAAATCAACAAAATGATAAAAGAAGGCCTAAAAGACAACACAAAAAAATTCATAATAGAAAACGACAAAAAGCTCGACTCACTCGTCGTGGGAATCCGAGAAGAAGCAGAATTCATACTAAAAGGAGAATTCGGCGACTTCATAGGAGCGCTCAACGACGGAGCCCATATAAAAATCATCGGAAACACAGGAAGATACATAGGAGACAACATGACATCAGGCGAAATAATAGTTGAAGGATCAGCCAAAGACGGCGTCGGATTCGGAACATACAACGGCACAATAGTAGTACACGGAGACGCGGGAAACGGCGTCGGACAACTAAACAAAGGAGGAACAATAATCATAGACGGAGACATAAAAGACCTCGCAGGATTATACATGCTAAGCGGTGACATAATAGTAACAGGAGACGCTGGAAAAGACACAGGAGACTGGATAATCGGAGGCAACATCTACATCGCAGGAGACTTCGAAACAGGAACCAACGCCAAGGTAAGCCAACTAGAAAAAGAAGACACACTAAAACTCTCAAAATTATTCTATAACTATGGAATAGAAGCCCAAGTAGAAGAATTCAAAAAAATACACCACAAAAAACTCCGCCCATTCTACGGCTAAAAAAAGGTGATCTAAATGGTTCAAATACTCCTAACAGACCCCGAAAAATGTGACGGATGCAACGAATGTATAGAAGCATGCGAAAAAATCACAGGCCACGCTTCAATCTTTTTAAATGAACTGGAAGACGGCTACCACGCCATCGTATGCCAACAATGCGTCGACCCAGCCTGTGCAAGAGGATGCTTCAGAGACGCCATAAGAAAAGAACACGGGATAGTTAAAATAGAACAAGAAGCATGCATAGGCTGCAAACTCTGCATGCTAATGTGTCCAATAGGCGCCATAACATACTCAAAAGACGGTATGATAAAATGCGACCAAAGTTGCATAGAAAAACCAGGTGACACACCAGCATGCGTAGCAGCATGCGAAAAAAAATGCCTAGAAGCAGTCGACGTGAGAGAAGTTGTAAGCGACATACAAAAGGGATTCGAATTAAAAGCTGCAACATCATCAAGTTCACTAACACCATCATCACCATCATCAGACCTCGCAGCAGCCACCCAAGGACTCTGCGTATTCTGCGGAACCTGCGAAATGGTATGCCCAGTAGACGCCATAAAAGTCGTGGACAACCACCCAGAAATAGACAGAAAAAAATGTATAATGTGTGGGTCATGCCTAGCAGCCTGCCCAGTACTATTACCAAGCGGCGCTGGGAGCATATGGGACCCAAGGACAATAGCAAACATAAGATACACATCCAAAGCCGGTAAATACGTCCTGAGGGGTTTCGGAACCGAAAGGAGACTGCCAAACTTCGACGACATACTAATAGTACCCGCACAAGCATCAATAGCACCAGTAGACAAATACAGAGAACCCTGTAACACCCAAGTAACCCTCGGGACAAGATACGCAGAAGAACCCCTCACACTCCAAACGCCAGTACTCATAGCAGGAATGTCATTCGGAGCACTCAGCAGAGAAAGCAAACTGGCACTGGCTAAAGGCTCAACGATGGTAGGATCCTGCGCCAACACAGGCGAAGGCGGCATGCTACCAGAAGAAAGAGAACTAGCAGACAAACTCATAGTACAATACTCATCAGGAAGATTCGGAGTCTCATCAGAATACCTAAACGTTGGAGATGCAATAGAAGTAAAGATAGGCCAAGGAGCCAAACCAGGAATGGGAGGACACCTACTAGCCGAAAAAGTAAGCCCAGAAGTCGCCAAAATCAGGGGCATACCCGAAGGTACAGACGCCCTAAGCCCTGCAAGATTTCTCGACGCAACAGACAAAAAAGACCTGGCAAAACACATAGAACTACTCAGAGAAGTCACAGACTGGAAAGTGCCCATCATAGTAAAATTCGGACCAGGAAGAGTATACGAGGATGTTAGGATAGCAGCAGAAGCCGGAGCCGATATAATAGCCGTGGATGGTATGGAAGGCGGAACCGGAGCGGCCCCAGAGGTTGTGATAGAACATACAGGTATACCAACACTCTCAGCACTGGTGCAGGCAGTGAACAGCCTCAAAGACATGGGCCTAAAGGATGAAATAGACCTAATAATAACCGGCGGCATAAGAAGTGGTGCAGACGTTGCCAAGGCAATGGCGATGGGGGCAGACGCAGTATATATTGGAACAGGTGCAATGATAGCAATGGGATGCCGAGCCTGCAGAATGTGCTACACAGGAAAATGTCCAGTTGGTGTTGCAACCCAAGACCCAGAACTGAGAAAAAGATTAGACGTCGACATAGCAGCAAGAAAAGTCGCAAATTACATAAAGGCCATGACAGAAGAAACCAAAATGCTAGCCCAACTCGCAGGACATGACGACATAAGACAATTCAACCCAGACGACCTACGCGCCCTAGACACGAACACAGCAGCAATAACCGGACTAAAACTAATAAACGAATAAAACCCAAAGGGCATAAAGGACCATCCTCTTACTCTTTTAAAGCCCCATCATATTATTTTCTCTTTGAAATTCTATAGAACAGGTATCCTATGGTTGCAAGGCCAAGGGTAACTATTGAACAGAATCCCAGGATTAAGCCTTTGACTATCAAAGGGGACCTGTGGTGCACCCTGTATATTTTTATACTGCTTCTCTTAAGCTTGGGCGCTTGCCCTTCTTTTTTAGAGGGGGTGGATGGTGCAGATTTCACTCGAGGTTGTCTGCATGGACTATAATAGTCCCCTTCACGCTCTTCCTCCAATCTGGCCTCATCCTCTTCATCTCCCACCAATAATAGAATTATTTAATCTTAGGGTTAATATTGTATGAATTCTATCATGGGGATAAGGTCTTGGGCGCTTTCTATTCTCTTTTTTATGTCTAGGTTTATGTAGGCTTTTCTCCCTGCACTGTAACTTGATGATAGTATGATCTGGTTGCCTATGATTTGGAAGCCGTCTACTGGGGTGTGTCCTACTATCATGGCGTTACATTTAACCCTGTCTAGGAATTCATCTATATCCTTTTCTAGGTAGGAGCCGTAACGGTTCCATAGCATCTCATAGACTGCTGGGCTTTGGTAGCCGTCTTCTTTTATTCTGATTATATCATCTAGGCCCTTTATGTGCTTTGACGGTCCTGCATGGCTTATAAACACCCTATTTTTTGTCCGGATGGCGAATGGGAGTTCTTTGAAGAATCTTTTGTAGGATTCAAATTTTTCGATCCATTTATCCCCGAATTTTTCTTTTAATAGCATTTCAAATTCTAGGCTCTGGTTTATACCACCTTTAAACACGTCTATTCCTGTGATGTGTGACCATTCATGGTTACCCAAGAGGAGGTAAAAGTTCTTATAACGCCTATAATATGCAATTAGGGTTTCCAGGATTTCTATTGACCCGTCCTCGTATCCCATGGAGTGTATGAAGTCTCCGGTGAAGACGATAGGCGATTCTCTGCCATGATCCTCTTCCCATATTCTAAGGTAAATTTTAAAGTCTGTGAAATTTCCATGGATATCAGTGACAACCAGTAGGTTTTCGTTGCTGCCAATTTCGATAAGACTTCCCTTGATTGACATGTACATCGACCATTCTTTTATGATGATAAAACCTATATATAATAATTATGAGGATCTCCCATATCTCCTTGAGTGATAAGATAACACTTCTAACATATGGTTGTAATTTCAAGTGCAAATATTGCTTCTTCAAACCGTTAGCTTACAAAAACTTGCCAATAAAAGAATTATATAAGATCATATACAATATGATGGGAGAATACGAGCTTTCGAGGATTATGATAGCGGGTGGCGAGCCAACTCTACAAGAAGACCTTCCAGGGTTGACAAAACTCTTAGATGGCAAATTTTACACGATATTATCCACTAACGGCTCCCATCTCCTTAAGATAATAGACGAATTAAAGGTTAATGAGGTTCATGTGAGCCTTAAAGCCTTCAATGACAAGAAACATAAGATTCTCACCTCCAAGTCGAACAACAGCACCCTCGAGGCCATAGAATACCTTGGAGAAAACAAGGAAGACCTCGGATTTAAAGTGGAAATCTCAACCGTACTCATACCAAATATTATAGAAATTTCCGAGATTGATAAAATTGCGAAATTCATTGGAGAATGGGATCTGCCATATCATATCATAGCCCATGTTCCCTCCAAGTTAAAGGCGCCAAGACCAACCAAGAAACTGATAGAGGAAGCGAAAAAAACTAGCAAAAAATACCTCTCAAAGGTGTCAACATCACTAGAATCCAGAAAGCATATAAAAGGAGAGAAGATAATAATCTAAATAGGTGCCTGGATATGAACTCAACAATCTTATCCCTCGTAACATTATTCATATTAGTCTTGGGAGTTTTTGTAGTTGCAGCAGAAAATCAGACAACAAATGAGTCTGTAGGGAATAAATCAAAGAGTGCGAATAATACAAGTGTACAACCATTATCATTGTGGGTGTCTGTTAATGTAGAGCCCTCGGTTTTAAATCTTGGGACAGTACCCCCAGATGGTATAGAGAGAAGCTATCCGGAGGTTGCAACCGTAACAGTAATATATTTTTTGGCTTTTAATGATCGTCTTTCTGTGAGGGCGAGTGGCGATTTAGTAAATGCGGACGGTTCGACCATCCCCTTGTCGAATCTTAAGTTCAGCACACCCAATGTTCCTAAAAGATCCTTCACAACATCAGATTATACCATATTAACCTATAGCGGTTTGCGGGGTTCTCGTACAGTCCCTATAAGTTTCTATATAACAGTACCATTTTATAGTGACCCTGGAACCTATTCCGTCACTATAATCTATACAGCAACCTAACATACTTCACCTTCCCTAATTGCTTTATACCCACTATTGTGACAATTGTCACAAGATCTCCTTTTTTAAGTTCCAATTTTCACATAAATAGAAAATCTTAAATACAATACAAATCAATTAACAATTATAAAATAACCAGTCAAGGGTGATCTTATTGAATGGGAAAATAGGAGGACTACTGGCACTGCTAGTGGCCCTAACAGTAGCTATCGCAATAGGAACATATGACACATCATCCGCCGCCACTGCAGAGCAGACAGTAACCGTAACAGTACCAGAGGCCATATCAATAGAAGTCACCAACCCATTAGACTTTGGCAGCATAAGTGCAGGTAGTACCGGAGATAGTCCAGAGTATACTATTAAAAATACGGGGAACGTTAAGATAGACCTCTATGCAAAAAACAAATGATACAGATTTCAGGCCAACCACCGAAAATGTAACAGATACCATACCCATAGATGGTAACTACAAGATAAAGAGTAACGTAACTGGAAATTTCGAACAACTTTTAACTACCAATACGAAGATTTATGATAACATGAACAAGGCCCAGCAGGGCACAGGTACACCAACAACATGGACTACACTCCAGAGACTCACGGTACCATCATTCACAGAAGCTGGACAATACATAATAACGGTAATCTATACTGCTGTGAAACACAACGCACCAGCACCATAAAATATATAATGTTCTTTTTTCTATTTTTTCTTATTAAAGGAGGGAGTATTATGAGGTTTAGGGTTGGGTTAATTCTTTTGGTATTTATTTTCGTTGCGGGGTTATTGTATCCGATTTTTGCAACTGGCTTGTGGGCTTCGCCGGCTGAATTCCGCTACGATCTTAAACCAGGTGAAACAGTAACTGGGGAAGTTACAGTGAAGAATATAGGTGATGATGAGGTTAAAGTCACAGTTGAAAAAAAGAGGCTCCTCATGGATAGCATACACCTGGTATACTCTGATAAGGGTATTGCAAATTGGATAACAATTGATGGTAATACAACATTCAATCTTAAACCAGGAGAATCCAGGAAGATAAGATTCACGGTAAAGGCACCATCCCGGATAAATTACTCAGATGCCATGGGGGCCCTTGTAATAAGGGGCCTTCCCGTGACCCAGAGGGCTGCTGGTGGAATGCAGGTCACCCAGGGAGTTGAACTGGTAATCCCGATAAGGGTGGGGCTCCCAGGGCCTATCATAGAATCCCTCAAACTTCTAGATCATAAGGTTCCAAGTGTACTTTTAAGTTTTATCCCTGGCGAGTTTGTCTATGAGCTTAGGAATGATGGTACGGTCCAAGCCAACATGACCGGGATGATAGAGATCAAGGGTCTTACCAGGCACAGTCTACCCATAGATGGTGTGGTATACCCTGAGGACAATTACACCCTCGTTGAAAGGTGGACTCCTGGTTGGGCGGATATCGGATTATACAAGGTAGATACGAGGATAGAGTATGGGAGATTCCAAAAGGCCAAGAGCATAGAAACTACTGACACCCTTGTGGTTATACCAGTATGGCTTATAATCCTAATCATAGTAGGGGCGGTTATCTGGATATTGCGCAGAAAAGGCGTGGAACCACCCATAAGAGTGAAGATCGAAAAAAGAAAATAACTTATCAGAACTCTAATCCTTTTATCCTCTCCATTGCCCTTTCTGTATTTTTTCGACTGTTAAAGGCTGATATTCGGATGTATCCTTCCCCGTGGGGTCCGAATCCCGTGCCTGGTGTCACAACTACCTGGGCTTCTTCTAGTAGTTTGTCGAAGAACTCCCATGAACTCATACCCGGTGTTTTAACCCAAATATAGGGTGCATTAACCCCCCCATAATATTCTAGTCCAGCTTCTTTTAGGTTTTCTCTGATTATCCTCGCATTTTCCATATAGTATCCTATTGATTCTTGGATTTCCCTTTGTCCCCTTTTTGTGTATGTTGCAGCTGCTGCAACCTGTACTGGATATGATACCCCATTGAATTTTGTGGTCTGTCGCCTGTTCCATAACCTGTTTACCTGGTGGGTTTTGCCCTGGGTGTCCTCTGCCTCCAGTTCCTCGGGTACGATTGTATAGGCACACCTTACACCAGTGAAACCGGCTGTCTTTGAAAAGCTCCTGAACTCTATTGCAACCTCCCTAGCCCCCTCTATCTCATAGATACTATGCGGTATCCTCTCCTCCTGGATATAGGCTTCATATGCTCCGTCAAATAATATTATACTCTTGTTGTCCATGGCATAATCCACCCATTCCCTCAGCTGGTCTTTTGTCAAACTCGTCCCCGTGGGATTGTTCGGATAGCAAAGATAGATCAGATCTACTCTTTCCTCGGGTAAGGGTGGTTGGAAGTTGTTCTCTGCGGTGCATGGCAAGTATGTGATATTCTTGTAACGGCCTTCCTTGTCTAGTGGCCCTCCGCGGCCTGCCATGACATTACTCTCCACATACACCGGATATACCGGGTCTGTTATGGCGACTTTATTGTCTTTACTGAATATTTCCTGGATGTTTGCAGTGTCGCATTTAGCACCATCACTTATGAAAACCTCCCCTAGGCTTAGTTTAACGCCTCTTGGCTTGTAGTCGTTTTCTATTATCGCCCTCCTTAAGAAAGGGTAGCCCTGTTCAGGACCGTATCCCTTGAATGTTTCCTTTTCGGCCATTTCATCAACTGCCCTGTGGAATGCTTCTATAACAGCATGGGGTAATGGTCTTGTAACATCCCCTATACCCATGCTTATTATGTTGGCTTCTGGGTTTTTTCCCTGGTAGTCTTCCACTTTTTGGTTGATCTTGGAGAACAGGTAACTTTCTTCTAGGTGTAGGTAATTTTCATTGATTAGCGTCAAAATTATTATCCTCCTTTTATTTGTGGGTGTAGTAGAATATGATTTTCTTGTTTGTCTTGTCTACTCTTGCGAATCCGAATCTTTCAAGTTGTACTAGCTGGTCTGTTTTGAGTTTCTTGGCGTCTGGTTCAATTAGGCCTTCTATGATCTTTGTGCTTGGCATTATCACATTGGCTGGTATGCTCCCTTCTATGGGGACCCAGTGTATTATCCTTGCATTGTGCCTTCTAGCCTCCTTTAGGCTACTGCTGTGATATTCTAGGTCTTTGTTCTTTATTTTCACGTTAACCGCATCTACGAGCCTCAGTAGTTTAGCGCCCTTTAGGTCTTCTTTTTGGATGTA encodes:
- a CDS encoding tributyrin esterase; this translates as MKKELVISGDDLSTRKINKMIKEGLKDNTKKFIIENDKKLDSLVVGIREEAEFILKGEFGDFIGALNDGAHIKIIGNTGRYIGDNMTSGEIIVEGSAKDGVGFGTYNGTIVVHGDAGNGVGQLNKGGTIIIDGDIKDLAGLYMLSGDIIVTGDAGKDTGDWIIGGNIYIAGDFETGTNAKVSQLEKEDTLKLSKLFYNYGIEAQVEEFKKIHHKKLRPFYG
- a CDS encoding LL-diaminopimelate aminotransferase: MLTLINENYLHLEESYLFSKINQKVEDYQGKNPEANIISMGIGDVTRPLPHAVIEAFHRAVDEMAEKETFKGYGPEQGYPFLRRAIIENDYKPRGVKLSLGEVFISDGAKCDTANIQEIFSKDNKVAITDPVYPVYVESNVMAGRGGPLDKEGRYKNITYLPCTAENNFQPPLPEERVDLIYLCYPNNPTGTSLTKDQLREWVDYAMDNKSIILFDGAYEAYIQEERIPHSIYEIEGAREVAIEFRSFSKTAGFTGVRCAYTIVPEELEAEDTQGKTHQVNRLWNRRQTTKFNGVSYPVQVAAAATYTKRGQREIQESIGYYMENARIIRENLKEAGLEYYGGVNAPYIWVKTPGMSSWEFFDKLLEEAQVVVTPGTGFGPHGEGYIRISAFNSRKNTERAMERIKGLEF
- a CDS encoding glutamate synthase-related protein → MVQILLTDPEKCDGCNECIEACEKITGHASIFLNELEDGYHAIVCQQCVDPACARGCFRDAIRKEHGIVKIEQEACIGCKLCMLMCPIGAITYSKDGMIKCDQSCIEKPGDTPACVAACEKKCLEAVDVREVVSDIQKGFELKAATSSSSLTPSSPSSDLAAATQGLCVFCGTCEMVCPVDAIKVVDNHPEIDRKKCIMCGSCLAACPVLLPSGAGSIWDPRTIANIRYTSKAGKYVLRGFGTERRLPNFDDILIVPAQASIAPVDKYREPCNTQVTLGTRYAEEPLTLQTPVLIAGMSFGALSRESKLALAKGSTMVGSCANTGEGGMLPEERELADKLIVQYSSGRFGVSSEYLNVGDAIEVKIGQGAKPGMGGHLLAEKVSPEVAKIRGIPEGTDALSPARFLDATDKKDLAKHIELLREVTDWKVPIIVKFGPGRVYEDVRIAAEAGADIIAVDGMEGGTGAAPEVVIEHTGIPTLSALVQAVNSLKDMGLKDEIDLIITGGIRSGADVAKAMAMGADAVYIGTGAMIAMGCRACRMCYTGKCPVGVATQDPELRKRLDVDIAARKVANYIKAMTEETKMLAQLAGHDDIRQFNPDDLRALDTNTAAITGLKLINE
- a CDS encoding radical SAM protein, producing the protein MSDKITLLTYGCNFKCKYCFFKPLAYKNLPIKELYKIIYNMMGEYELSRIMIAGGEPTLQEDLPGLTKLLDGKFYTILSTNGSHLLKIIDELKVNEVHVSLKAFNDKKHKILTSKSNNSTLEAIEYLGENKEDLGFKVEISTVLIPNIIEISEIDKIAKFIGEWDLPYHIIAHVPSKLKAPRPTKKLIEEAKKTSKKYLSKVSTSLESRKHIKGEKIII
- a CDS encoding metallophosphoesterase family protein: MSIKGSLIEIGSNENLLVVTDIHGNFTDFKIYLRIWEEDHGRESPIVFTGDFIHSMGYEDGSIEILETLIAYYRRYKNFYLLLGNHEWSHITGIDVFKGGINQSLEFEMLLKEKFGDKWIEKFESYKRFFKELPFAIRTKNRVFISHAGPSKHIKGLDDIIRIKEDGYQSPAVYEMLWNRYGSYLEKDIDEFLDRVKCNAMIVGHTPVDGFQIIGNQIILSSSYSAGRKAYINLDIKKRIESAQDLIPMIEFIQY